The sequence cacggatgaggtagacatcaatctgtaggttttaataagagctttaaaaaaaacctataaaaaaatcgcaaccctgattgtttttttaatttaatttttttggttcattttgaaattattgaaaaaaaaaacaaattttttttcagtgtatattttttttgagtgccctacaacttcttcctggactccatttttgtacgatgaacggtttccgaattacaacgagaagaacttgatcatttgcatgcacccgtaaactaTTTTAGCTGTTACttcttgatttttcaaaaggccatcaatctgtaggttttaataacagttttaaaataaaaattatcaaaaaaaattaaaaccctgtttttttatttaactttttcggattattctgtaattattgagaaaaaaaaccaacaatttttttcagtgtatattttttttagagtccccaatcgattccctacaacttcttcctggacgccatttttgtacgatgaacggttttcgagttacaaacgatttgaaaaaggcaatttttgtgaaatgcaaaaatacatacgccctttttaaaaatcagtcgtgagtcagattgacctctccatcggttcaaaacttatggtttgccatactgaagccatgtgcaaagcttCATCCAAATTAGAGaaggccctttttaaaaatcagtcgtgagtcagattgacctctccatcggttcaaaacttatggtttgccatactgaagccatgtgcaaagcttCATCCAAATTAGAGAAGGTcgtttctgattttgtcacttttcgtCTAGTCATTCCTGAAATTGCTCAATACCGATTGATTTATAGAATCGAGTACTCTCTAAAACAGTAGATCCTGATTCCGTCATTTCTAATTCATTGGAAGTCAGTTATTCTATGAAAAATAGCTACTAACATTTGCATCCTGTCAGTAAATAATATTTAGTGACCGATGTGTGCTGTGGGATGTCCAAAGCTTCACAACGTTTGTCATATTGTCATATTAATCAGACGATCAGTCGTGagatgggaagcgttacgttaagttTTAGAAGCTAGAAAGAgttgcatacgataattttcttgaattgtGGGTTCCAAATtatatgagttattttgtgaaaattatgaatgttaaaaaccgttatTACTCTTGCGGTGAACGAGTTACTCTTAAGGAGgtcataggtgttacgaagtgtaacatacgtcgctcttttgtaagttataagcgttacatgccttacttttttgtgaatcataggcattacaaaatgttacatgcgttacttttttgtaagttgtaggcgttacggagcgttacgatGCGTAACTTTTGAGcaagttataaacgttacgaggcgttacatgcgttacttttttgtgaatcataggcgttacgaagtgtttcatgcgttacttttaagtaaGCTATAAACGTcacgaggcgttacatgcgataTTTTTTGCAAGttgtagacgttacgaagcgtcactTTTTCGTGAATCAtcggcgttacgaaacgttacttgcgttactttttttgtgaatcacagacgttacgaagcgttacatgcgttactttataGTAAGTAATAgatgttacggagcgttacgatgcgttacgtttagtaagttatagccgttatgaagtgttacatgtgttatttttttgtgaatcataggcggtatgaagcgttacatgcgttatgttttagtaagttataggtgctacgaagcgttacatgtgttacttttttgtgagtcataggtgttacgaagcgttacaagcgttacttttaagTAAATTATAGTTGTTACAAAGCGttcaatgcgttacttttatacGAATGTTTATGTGAATCATAAGCGTTACAAATCGCTACATGCGTTAATCTTATACGAGCTAGAAGTGTTACAaaatgttacatgcgttactttttatgagtCATAGAAGTTACGAagagttacaagcgttactcgtttgtaagttacaagtgTTACCATGCATTACATTTTAGTAAGctttaggcattacgaagcattaccttttgtaagttacaggcgttacgaagttactttttgtaaattacaggcgttacgaaacgtgacaTGTGTTACTCTTAAAAGttttaagcgttacgaagcgttttaTGCGTTAGTTTTTAAGAGTTGGAGGAGTTACgtgagttacttttttgtgaattatagACCTTGGATctttcccgaaatcagaaacagaaacgaaaaaaaaagttcgacaAATATTATCGGGTTtttgatcctgtagattactccgtgagatagaggttttgagagttacgtgatggtcaaaactctaCTGTCGATAAAGCACGCAGCGAAACAGAAGCTGGTTCTATGtagtcaaaaccacataaaatgggggatgaaaccggggtaaaataaatgataataataataatacatacgaTTGCACTGGACGACCCGAAAGAGGAAGTGCGCGAGCATGCCTTATttaagcaagattctgcagatgagaaagatatcctgccgctggatcccgcacatacttatttagggttTGTAAAGATGAACGCAAGCTcacttcgaatacatgttttcctgaatccattattatacgccagagaacagaatgattacccgaaAATAGATTAAAGTCAGCACGAGTGTTCCGAAGCGACAGTTATTGGGGTATCGCCCTCGTTCACCTAATTCGGCTTCCTCGTACTATTATCTGTGCTCAAAAGTTaaattatctctgagaaatttaagGGAGTTTCGTTTTAGAATTTCaaaccactacttccggaacctgaatccgaaaccagtataaccaaagtaaatttgtatgacTATCTactaataccttatgatcaaaaaagaaccggaattttcattttaaaaattccgcgcttgtccaatcgataaacttttattctctcaacgttggcaacacttttatacacattctttcaaattttgacgcatatcgtacgattagtttttgtttggcgtccatacaaagaagttgaaaaattttcgtgtggcgatttttataatggatgaaaatttagaacaatgtgcgtgcatcaaattttgtgttgcaaatggatttaagtgttccgaaacgttgaaaatgttagaaaaggtctttggtgaatcgtgtcaatgaaaaacacaggcatacgagtggtataaacgcttcaaaggtggtcgtacaagcttggatcatgatgagatccctggccgcccaacaacatctgttactgaagaaaacattgaatcggcgaagcaaatcgtgttgcaaaatcgttctgtaccgattagagagattgctgtgttgttgggcatctcttatggatcagccgaacacattttaactgatgttttgggtttgaaacgcgtcgtttctcggctggtgccaaaaatgctgaatttcattcaaaaacagcgtcgtgttgatgtggccaaagagatgatttccaatgcagatagtgaccccacattcatcgaatgcatcatagctggtgatgaggtgtggatctatgaatatgacgtcaaaACTTTTGTGGATGGTTGTGCTATATAAATATTTAGGGGATCTTAGACATTGTTACAAACATAatatgacagtaaacgtaaagaaatataatacaataaccGTCTCTCTGGCACAgtcacaaatttttttcaatactccataatgacagttccagtggaaaagttcaaAGTGTATATTGAAAACGCCGGTAAaaagcacaccgagaattaagtAGTAGTAATCTGAAGTAGTCTTCAGTATCTTTATCTCCTGAAACGAAACCCTCCTTTGGTACGGGACTGGACTTTTGTAAAAGTGATTGTAGAATTTGATCATATTGAGACTGAATTcagcgctgttgaaaatttttccaagctTGAAGTAACGTAAAtgatatgaaataaaaataaatttggataAAAACTGAATGAGTCATTTCAGCTCGGAGTAACGTACGCTAGAAGTGCCTTGGGGTTTAACCAAGTCAACATGCTTTCTTATAAACTTGCGCCGATGACGATTTGCAATGTCTTCAtacactaccttgatcaaaaagttcccggaatttattcaaaaaattaaaaatacaacatTATTCATCGAAATCGATATTGTCCTCTACAAAGTACTCCTcttcgactgcaacacacttatgccagcagttgatccaatcctcgtaacattttttatattcagtattTGGTTTGGCCATTAGAGCCTTcagcgatttttccataatctcatctcgggtgctgaaacgcgttccaagGAgcaagggagccaaatcaggtggatTCGGTGGTTGCTCAATGGTAACGTTTCGTTTTTTAGAAAAAtcttcacggataacgatggcattgtgtgacggtgcgttattaTGGTGCAAGTTCCACGAGTTATTTGTCCACAAATCTGGCCTTTTTCAGTGAATTGCTTCACGCGAACGATCCAACTTCTCTGCCATTTCTCTAATAGTCAATTTGTGGTGTACGGTCATCCAttctttgatttagatgatgttTTCGTTggttttcgatttcaatcgcctaccacttctctcatcatcattcacagactcacggccacCTCTGAAACGTAGGTGCCAccgataaacgactgttttcttcagagcAGTGCCgtaaaaatttattcaattcaattgaaactgaatgtggaacacattgacgatctctctactgcagtaaacttcacattctgacacacacaacgttcgctgacgtaccgaacgggcggcattcagttcatctttcgtttctcttcaaatcgaagctcagtttaaccaccgtcagttgatctcttgaagtaacaaaatatctctttcaatagtgtgagaacggccttcaaatgagcttcatgtaaacattcgaattggttcaagataaaagatgaaagacgaatcaggtagatgaaatatcaattacagaatacacataaattaattgtttcctccttcagttttaatttttaatactttactccatttataattctattcattcgaacttgctcactgccagcatcgaagacaatgaagcagttaGATTACTCGGCCCTTGAAAGTGAGCAAGTGAAActacaaatgactaggtacgattattcaactgacgatgaattctgggagcttaacttgaaaatggcagcaaaagtcatatgaatttgtatcgaaATGATGACAGTCAGTgggcataaatttcattttcatctgatatcattcgattgaaaatgaatttttaccgcactggtggcattatgtatctcgattcgactataattttatcgaatcgaccacgtttcgtattatggttcttgATTCGAAGTCCATCATCGAGCTTcattcgacttcactcgaagaagtattagattattgagaagttttggcattatggaaccaaaaaaTCGAGCTCGTCAACGACTGAACTCGAAAAGAAATGGTCGACTTTCAACGGCACTTCTCATTGCTTAATTTTCTTTAAGggttgaggccagtaggtcgcgttaaaccacgtggctcgctgtgcgtattacatttctctccatgctccctcgcaaatgtgcaaaatgactcttgatgtggccgggtggccaagaaagtttttatattttccgttacaagtttgactacatcacataaaatccaacgaagctgccgcttgtttggcagcctttttgagccgattctTTTTCTCCCTCATGTTTCGTCACGTTACCAGGGAAttaaaatggcgccgccataggaATCGACTTACCTTTACAGAAATAACTTTCCCTTcacttttatcgcgacaacatgtatgtttttatgcactaatcgcatctaaattgaattatctagacattgtcaggatagatttttgattcatgcttttgaaggcgagatattcaatgaaaaagttgaaagtttcAGTTTTCAGCAATGCAATTctaccttcagaaaaaaagactttcacgaccgctaaagtcaatgaatcattctgaaattttcacagaataatctaaactaattttctaagagattgtcagttcggttttttgatattcgtcacagtttctgagaaaatcgattgaacgattgctcttgaaaaaaattcgcaaaaaattgtgtttttctcCAAACGAGCAGATTGAATAGCAAAACGTCCCCCATTTGATAAACCAACTCCAGTTTTAGGATAAAAATATCATTCGGCTCGATAGCTTTCGGCAATATGACTTTACGGCTTCTGTAGTCATTTTTAATTACTTATAACGGTATGAGTCGATTTGGTGCAGAAAGATTATGAAATTTTGTCAAGAGCGTCTCGGTGAGGTTTCCCACCATTTATTAATAGCCGATAGACTTAAGATTTGTTGATTAACGACTAGCACTGAATAATACTCACTATATCACTAACTTATTTCAAACGCTTAGCAACTAGGGAATAATCACATCAAGATAAGTGTAAACCGATCCAGTTTACGCATAAACCGAGCGATAACGAATAGTCGTCAAATAAGGTGCGGATTTCCGCACCAGTTTCGCTTTAGCCACTGGAGCAGCAATGACAACTTTTTCAGCCGGGGCAGCGGCCACGACTGCCGGCGTTGCCACAGCCACCGGAGTCGCTGGCACGGCAGGGGCCGAAGCATACACCGGATAGCTGAACACTGCCGGCACCGGTGGTGAAACGTACAGCGATGGGTAGACGGCGGCAAACGGTGCCGGTACGGGAGCGGGCACTGCTATCGGCACTATGCCGTTGAAGGTCCGCGCAAACACCTGAGAACTGTGTGCAGTGACAAACGCTGGAACGACATGACCATGGACGTGCGGCTCAGCACTGACCACAGCCAACAGGCAGGATGCGACAACGGCCTGAAACCAAAAAAACATAAACGCACTTATCAATCTTATCACTCACTTCGATTCAATCCAAACCAAACTTACAATTTTCGTGAACATTATGAAGCGAACCGTTAACTGCCAAACTGAAATCGGAACCGCAACGATAAACGATCAATTAATGAATAATAATCATTTAATACCGTTATCGGTTTTTATATCAGCTGCTTCGGCCAATAGATACCCATTCCAAAGGATTTCGCTTCGTGCTTAGGGGGCCCAAAATAGTTATGGAACATCGTCGCAGAGTCCATTGTTGGAACTATGTTTTGGTCCGGGGCGTGCTTCACGATTTTTTGGGGTTTATTTTTACTCAGTTCTCAAGTAGGTACCCGTAAATCGTACACCGAGTGACATAACGCTGATTTAATGTGACATTGTAACAAATGCTTCACCGTTTGTATAGCAATGtgcaaaatttttggttgaatccGTGCCTATAGGGTTACGCAAAGCATTGTCCTTAAATTAGTGCTTTTGATTACAATTTCGTAGCTATAATAGTATCGCGAAATTCTAAGGCAGTAGTGCCATTTCATTTATGatacttataaaaaaaattctgcataTAATAAGACTATCTGgcaatggggcgccttttcacaaTTTATCCACAACATAGTTTTTGCTACATTCGATCGGGAATATGATATCatcaatttgtgaaaaaaatttcagttgtatgacataatcacaaacaaTTCATAACTAAGCTTTTCTTAAGTGCCTAATATCAACGAGTACCGACACCGATGAAGCAAAACGCAGAGGACGTCCAAATGAtgtggtaacaccagaaaacataaaaaaatcacaaaatcgttttgaatgatcgaaaagtgaagttgcgtgagttagctgtcatcgtaaagatatcaaaattacgtgttggctttatattgcaggagcatttgactatgagaaagctctgttcaaagtgggtgccgcattctctcactgttgaccaaaaacgagaacgtgttgatgattttgagcagtgtttggccttgGTTAAAAGGTAACAAACCAGAATTTCGGCgtcaatatgtgacaatggatgaaacatggattcatcagttCACTAGGTCAGTCACagtctcggtattttgggatgagtGTGgcttaatatttatcgactatcttccaaaagtaaataccattaacagtgattattatataacgttattggagcgtttaaaGGCTGAAATTACATAGAAaagaccgcatatggcaaagataaaaatgtatttcatcaagacaacgctccCACATACACAGTATTCGCCAGatgtggctcccagcgactactggctgttcgccaaACTGAAAAAATTGCTCGCCAGTATTaaattttgcacgaatgaaGAAGTTAGCACTCaagctgaggcctattttgaggcataagataaatcgttctacaaaagtggtattgaaatgttagggtggtactggaatgattgcgttgctcttgatggtgattacgttgatgaataaagttaatttggaATCgtattctctttgttaggcccggtacTTTTCAACCCATGTGCTATATTCTCTCAAAAGCTCCCAAGTAAAGGTTCGAAAATATCTTCAGAAAGGCCTCCAAAAATTACAGCTAAAGGTAGTGGTGCTGATGCAAAACCGAAGAACATTGCTTCTGGTCTAAGAACTCtaagttttcggaaagaatTCCCACCATAACCTGGGACACTAAACcacccaagcgtccctgaaaaccCACCTGAGAACCAATTCGGTGCTAGACTTATCAAgctctctgatgttgtggactggatttttaaaaatttcaataattctgACTCTCTTAAAagaattttaattgctttcgtgCCTACAGTGAAAACATATTTAATTCAGATGACTGCAAATGGGCCCCTTCTCtctgcgatcgtatccttcgatgactGAGTCATCCTCTGTGGTTaaagattcaatcactgttttacaatgaAATGACACTGATGATGACAACgatggatcgagatgattcatACGGAGGTGTACTTTTGGGGATAAAAAATGCTATtccttctatcgcattaacctcccctcaaAACCAGgcattgaagttatcgcatatCATGTATCAATGAAAGGCAACGACCTTTGctttgcttccatctatattctcCTCAAGAGTCACaattgggcatcggtggctcagtgatatcatagagctccgttccgcaccgacgttggtctCAACTCGCACGGCATGGGATCgggttgtcttcacgatgatagcAGATTAGCTATGATCAACGCTCGTAtagtttttttacgaaaaacagtacatttggcgaagaaatcaaataaaacacAGTACATCGACAttgaaaaaacagtacattttacagtacgcacttttctaaaaatagtgaataaaaaacaaaagcaaataaatttgatcagcaccttacgaggaaaacagattggaaaaaatgacatgcgaatacaactatgtaatgaaaactgcgaaaaagcCACAGCAGAGACGGGATTCGAACACATAGTTAGCTCCTAACCGGgtgaatcgttttgccaattaaactatcctacatgtgaaacacacgaagaaacagTCTTTTAATTGAACAAAATAACCGAACATGTTCAGCTGTGTTCGGGGCCCCGGCgttcatttgtagtcatttTTTCTATAGCAACCGCTCCGCTAGTTGTCCCGGGTAGAAGTggtttgcaaaccaataacacattttattataaactcccagcatctcaatggtagaatttaacattatttagtttgaaataggagttaaaatatcaaaaatcataacaaagtctgcatgaTACTCtgccattgtaatatcaaacaaagaacaaaatatctatagaagactaattttttagttattttgtgttctagaattcagaatAGAATAATATCATAAGTATATCttgtatctgattctgatgctgtTTATTtaatagtattttatttgaagatagaactaatggatcaattgaacttaaataaatttaaataactcat comes from Malaya genurostris strain Urasoe2022 chromosome 3, Malgen_1.1, whole genome shotgun sequence and encodes:
- the LOC131439244 gene encoding calphotin-like, with translation MFTKIAVVASCLLAVVSAEPHVHGHVVPAFVTAHSSQVFARTFNGIVPIAVPAPVPAPFAAVYPSLYVSPPVPAVFSYPVYASAPAVPATPVAVATPAVVAAAPAEKVVIAAPVAKAKLVRKSAPYLTTIRYRSVYA